A genomic stretch from Sulfurimonas sediminis includes:
- a CDS encoding DUF819 domain-containing protein codes for MIDSPLVYLFTLALLVAALSFTQIKTKHKFFEYIPVVVLIYAFSMLLASLGVFAQNQEMTNIYRLTKTNLLPAMLFLMLLEVDFKHFFKLGKSLLIAYALAVFSIAFAFIAVAYLFGFDKETAAAFGALAGSWMGGTANMIAVGSALHVSEDAFAYALVVDSVNYTLWVMLLLFLVPFAKIFNRFTKSEEKLAYLDKIGCACSMGAKRYWLLILLALGASLLSQIIAEKFVILNTTTSIVLFSTLLGVLGSFTKLRFINGSNEVATTMLYILIALIGSRAVIENFSGLGMYVLAGFTVLLVHAFIMVVGAKIFKLDLFSISVASLANIGGVASAPILAATYNKALVSIGVLMAIMGYLIGTFGGLLVGYILILFI; via the coding sequence TTGATTGACTCTCCTTTGGTATATCTTTTTACACTTGCCTTGCTTGTAGCGGCACTCAGTTTTACACAAATCAAAACAAAACACAAATTTTTCGAGTATATTCCTGTTGTTGTGCTGATATATGCTTTTTCTATGCTGCTTGCCTCTTTGGGAGTGTTTGCTCAAAATCAGGAGATGACAAACATCTACAGACTGACAAAAACAAATCTGCTCCCTGCAATGCTTTTTCTAATGCTTTTAGAAGTGGATTTTAAGCATTTTTTCAAGCTTGGAAAATCACTTTTGATTGCCTATGCTTTAGCTGTTTTTTCCATTGCTTTTGCCTTTATAGCCGTTGCATATTTGTTTGGGTTTGACAAAGAAACAGCAGCGGCATTTGGCGCACTTGCGGGTAGTTGGATGGGAGGCACGGCAAATATGATAGCCGTCGGAAGTGCTTTACATGTAAGTGAAGATGCCTTTGCCTATGCACTGGTTGTGGACAGTGTCAATTATACTTTATGGGTAATGCTCTTACTTTTTTTGGTCCCTTTTGCAAAAATATTCAACAGATTCACAAAAAGTGAAGAAAAACTTGCCTATCTGGATAAAATCGGCTGTGCCTGTTCTATGGGTGCAAAAAGATACTGGCTCCTAATACTCCTGGCACTCGGAGCATCTCTGCTTTCTCAGATAATAGCCGAAAAATTCGTGATACTCAACACTACGACAAGCATTGTCCTTTTTTCCACACTCTTGGGAGTGCTCGGCTCTTTTACAAAACTGCGTTTTATAAACGGTTCAAACGAAGTGGCAACAACCATGCTCTATATTTTAATAGCACTGATAGGTTCGCGCGCTGTCATAGAAAACTTCAGCGGTCTTGGCATGTATGTTTTGGCGGGTTTTACTGTTTTGCTTGTGCATGCCTTTATAATGGTTGTGGGAGCAAAGATATTCAAGCTTGATTTATTCAGCATTTCGGTTGCTTCATTGGCAAATATAGGCGGGGTGGCTTCGGCGCCAATTCTTGCGGCAACTTACAACAAAGCACTTGTAAGTATAGGTGTGCTGATGGCAATTATGGGGTATTTGATAGGAACTTTTGGCGGGCTTTTGGTTGGGTACATACTTATTTTATTTATCTAA